Part of the Triticum urartu cultivar G1812 chromosome 2, Tu2.1, whole genome shotgun sequence genome, atctactttttctaatgcttttcctcttgttttggaccctaatttgcatgatttgaatgaaactaactccggacagacgttgttttcagcaaaactatcatggtgttgtttttgtgcagaaataaaagttttcggaatgaaacgaaactttgtgaggaatttttatataatatataagaatttctggagccaagacctaccggagaggggcccctgggtgggcatagcccactagggcacgcccccctctcctggcgtgcctaggtgggttgtccccacccgGTGGCCCCCACAGACCCcgaaaccgacgctataaaatcctatttttggagaaaaaaatcaaggaaaaagaattatcgcgatccactaGATGAAGCCATCGCCAAGCCTTATTCTTCCTCgagagggcagatctggagtccgttttgggctccggagaggggtatcttcattcttcgtcatcaccaacccttctccatcgccaattccatgatgctccccaccgggagtgagtaattccttcgtaggctcgctggtcagtgaggagttggatgagattcatcatgtaatcaagttagttttgttagggattgatccccagtatccactatgttcttagattgatgttgctatgaatttgccatgcttaatgcttgtcactttgggcctgggtgccatgatttcagatcggaaccgtttatgttatcaccattatatccatatTCTAGAttcgatcttgcaagttatagtcacctactacgtgttatgttccggcaaccccagagtgacaataatcgggacttctcccggtgatgaccgtagtttgaggagttcatgtattcactatgtgttaatgctttgttctggttctctactaaaaggaggccttactatcccttagtttccaatatggaccccgctgcgacgggagggtaggacaaaagatgtcatgcaagttcttttaataaagcacgtctgactatttacggaatacatgcctacattatatcgatgaactagagctagtgccgtatcgccctaggttataactgtcacatgatgactatcatccaacaagtcaccgatccaattcctacgaatttatcttatattgtttctgctaagttagtactactatcatcactgttacacttgctacaaaattactgccatcactgttactgttactattgctgttactactatcaaactactttgctactgatcactttgctgcagataattaatctccaggtgtggttgaattgacaacttagctgctaataccttcaaatattctttggctccccttgtgtcaaatctataaatttgggttgaatactctatcctcgaaaactgttgctatcccctatacttgtgggttatcactagGTGAATGCTAACTTAAGTTTATACCACAATCTTGAACACATGGCTGCACTTTCATCTCCATTGTTGTTGGTTGAATCTAGGTATCACATGGAAGAAATCCAACAACCATTGAGCACTTGAAGCAACTGATTTGGAGAAAGAAGTTTGGAGAAAACAAGTTTCAAGTGAAGCTGATGCTGTCAGTTTTTACCTCTGATGTTTCATTGTGCCACACCCATGTGGTGGAGAGACGGGCCATAGTGGTACATCACCAGGAGCTACATCAAATTATCCTTCCAATGCAAAAAAACCTCACATCATTTGGAGTTGTGAGTCAAAAGTTTTAGCCAATCTCGTGGAAGGTGTccaagctgccaaggcttcgtgAATTTCTGAGGAGCTCTCCAACAACTTCCAAAGTTGACTGCTTATTCAACCAAGAAAGCCATGCAAACTTGCTTACTTTTGAAACCATTTTCACACCTAGCTAAGGAGGGTTGTCCCTGCTATAAAACCCCATCTCCCCCACCCTCTAGAAGAACCTTTTGTCAAACCATTCAACTACAAGCTTATGCAGCAAGACTGCTAGAGAGATCCGAGAGATCTTGCTACCTTTCCTCTTGTGAGTTCATTCAGATTCGCTAGAAGGAGCCTCTAGTTCCCCTAGTTCGTGCTCTACGCTTTCAGCCATTTTGTGTGggttagtcccggtttgtggttCTGCAATTCTTCGGACAGCGGGTTGGAGTTCTTGTAGCTTCGGTCAGCCTTTCCCAACGTACGAGTTGCATCCAACCTTGGCAGGTATAGAGCTAGTTATCCCAGCTACTTGCAGCTGGTTATCCCAGCTACTTGCAGCTAGTTATCCCTCCCGATTCGATCCTACGACGTGAAGATCAGGCCACCCTCGGGCGTGAACTCGTTCATCGGGTTCCCACCTATCACAAATGTAATAGGTAGTGGGAGAAAAAAggatggcatgacataattcacatatatgatgtatAACTAATAGGATGTCATGACATAATTCATGTTGGGAAACACCTTAGGGAGGAATATGACTGGCCATTTGTCCCTGAATCCTCCTTTAAGAAGGTATTTGCAACCAACGATGTTGGCTCTACAAGCTCGGGGTGGAAGGGCGGCCGATGCAGCGACATGGTGCTATGACTGACGATCCTAGATGTCGGAATAGGTGACCCCTGGTTCTAGAACCGACGATGTTGGATGCTACAAGCTCGGGGTGGAGACGCGGCCGGTGCGGCGATAGGGTGCTATGACCGACGATCCCAGATGTTGGAACCGATGACGTTTGCTGCTACAAGCTCAGGGTGGAGGGCTGGATGGTGCGGCGACAATGACATGGTGCTGCGGTCGGCGACCCTAAATACTGGAACTAGTGACCCTCGATGTTGGAACCATGGATGTTGGCTGCTACAAGCTCGGGGTGGAGGGAAAGCCGGTGTGGTCACTATGGCGACATGGTGCTGTGGACGGTGATCCCGGATGCTGGAACTAATGACCCCTGTTGTTGGAACCGGCGATGTTGATTACTACAAGCTCGGAGTAGAGTGTCGTTTGATATTGTAACTGACAAACCCTAGTGTTGGGACCGACAACGGTGGCTGCTACATGCACGAGGCGGAGGGGGCGCTAGTGCTACGGCAACGACAACGGGGTGTTGCGACCTACACCACCTGCGTAGCATGGCAGTCGGCTGCAAGGGTGACCGCAACGACCGAGGGGCGGTGAAACGGGGTACAGACGCATGAGCCTGCTATGCTGACGTCTAGCCTACCGTAGGCGGAAAAAGATTTTTCCTCATGCGTTGACTGTAGGAGAAGATGAAGCGCAGGAAGGAAACATAATCCAATGGTCGTATACTCATCCAATGGTGTTAGGCAGGTGATTGATCGAGAGTTTAGATCGACCGACCGGCTGCTAGCACTGGCCACCTCGTATGCAGGTCCGTAAATCGCGACACAACCATCCCAACTTTATATCTGGCCAGCCCTCGCGCCGGGCCTAGCCAAGTCCAACAAAAAAACCCAGGCCTGGGCCCGGCCCAGCCCGGACATCGGGCCTAGAAAATCAGGCCCAAACCCGGCCTGACCGTGTAAAAGCCCGACGGGCCTTGGGCCGGGCCTCTTCGAGAAAACGCAAATACGGCGGGCCTGGGCCCAGCCCGGCCTTGCCTTCAGGCTTGAAATCTAGGCCCAGGCCTGGCCCGTGAGCAGCGTCGGGCCGGGCTTTTTCGGGCCGGGTCGGGTCGGGCTGTTCGGGCTGGGCTGCCCATGGCCAGGACTAATCCCAACCAGAGCTTCAGTCCCCCGAACCGCGACGACGACCACACGCCGGTGACGCCCGCCAAGCTCCCGAGTCGCCTCTCGCCTCACGCCCCCGCTCGCGCCCGCAGGCCGCAGCATGCTGCCCCTCGCGCACTCCACCCGCCATCCCCACCCCCGCCCTGCATCTCGAGCCCCACCTCCGAAGCGCTCTCCTGCCCGAGCCCGAACTCGACCTCGCCTTCCCCACCGGCGCCCGCAGTCCCATGCGCTCACCCTTACCCGAGCGCAGCCTCCGAGCGCGGAACCGGGCGAGAATACTGAAACCACCTCCGCCCCCGCCACCACCAGCGTCTTGTCGTTCTTGTGCCCGCTTCTCAAGTTCTTCGGGGTAACTAGCTGCTGCCTGCTGCAGTTGGTTTTCTTTATAAATAAAAAACTAACTGCTACAGTTTCTCCACTGAACTTGGATTTGTTTGCTAAAAATGTGTGGTTTTTGTGAACTGAAATGCAGGGCGGGGATCCTTCTCAAGAGCGGAATGACATCGTGGAGGTAAACTTCGTATAACTTTTTGGCACATTCAGACTGAATGGTACTGTATTCGCAAAATCCTACATCGACACTAGTAGAAGGGAAGAAAAATGACCAGCACAGGAACTCATTACATGAGAGCATCACaaggaaaacaaaacaaaacaaaaagcACTGAAAAATAGACGACTTGGATTATAACCTAGAGTTTACTGAAATGGTAGCAACAGGTGAAATTGTTACCATATGAATACCCTGTGGGAGCAAACTTCTATTCTAATACTGTAATTGGTGCAAAAGTTGTCCACCTGCCTCTCAGCGACCATCTGCTGTTAATTTATTGTTGAGTCAATTACACTTATGGTGTTAGAACTTGGCGCAAACGATCACTTTAGTGCTAGAACTTGTGGCGTACATCGAAGTGGTGCAAAAACTTGACTCGGGCGTGCAAATACGATGCTAATCGCGTTTATATACGACCGCGTGGCGCGGGGCCCGCTGTCATCGACCAAACAGTGAAGAAGAGGTCTGTGCGTGCTCTTTTTTCGAAAACCGCCTCGTTTTTTTCGCAAAAGCACCTGACAAACAGGTCCCAGCCATCAGCAGAACACATTTTAATTGAGCAAAAAAACGATCTGCTCAGGCCTCAAACCTGTGACACCGGGCTAAATGAGTGTGCATGTAGCCACTGATCCGAATCTCGCCGGATGTCAGTTCAGGATACACACGGTTTATATCCAATAGTTAAACAACATAAATTAATGTTTGAATTCCAGAAAAGAGATGCAGTTGAGGTAAACAAGCAGGCTAAATAAAGGCTTATCACTCTTTATATTTTTTTAGGGGTAGTCACTCTTTATGTCTACAATAGAATGTGCTCGTCGGCTAAAACGGACAGAACTTAGTGCGGCCCATTTTGAACATGTTTGGCTTTTCTCATTTTGTGCTTGTATGTTTGAATTTCAGCGTCTGCATACTTTTTTTCGAAAAAATAAAATTCTTAATTTATGTTGATATATAAAGATTCTTTCTTTAGTGTACACAAATGACGACTTGGATGGGCTGCACACGCAGGCTACTAGAGGTTGTCAGGTCGATTGCTGACCTTGCCATTTTTGTTGGGGGCTTTtctatggaagaaataaaaaagGCGAGGTGATTTTTTGTCCGGGGTTTTTCTGtggaaaaaattaaaaaaatcgaGGTGATTTCGCAAAAAAGCATTGTGCTGTCACTGACAGCAGGCCCCGCGCCACATGGCAAGCCTCGTCAGCGTCGCTGCCGTATACAAACGTGATTAGCACCGTATTTGCATGCCCAAGCCAAGTTTTTGCACCATTTTGATGTACACCACAAGTTCTAGCACTAAAGTGACCGTTTACGTCAAGTTCTAGCACCACCGGTGtaattgactctttattgttTGCCAGGTGGCCACATCTTCCCTTTCAAGTTTAGCTAGACTGCCATGGGGATCAAGTGTTGCAGCTAGTAGTACAGAAAGAGTTGGTACACCAACGAGTGCTCCGACTCTTCAACTGTATGAGTTTGGTAATTGTTCTTTCTTTCTGTTGGTTCTGCCTCGTGGCATGTCAAACTAGTAATTTCAGAATGTACTGATCGCATCTTTTATTACCTTTCCGATAGAAGCATGTCCCTTCTGTAGGAGAGTCAGGGAGGCCATGACTGAGCTTGATCTTTCTGCGGAGGTGTTCAACCATCTCTTTATAGTGCCTCTTCATTCGTTCCTACAACCGTATTGTGTGATTATAAATCAATGTTTAGGAAAATCACAGTTCTCCTTGATGGGAATTGAATTATAGTTGCGTGGCAATATATGTCAAGGATTAAATTGCTTTTCCTTTGGACTATTAACATGATATTGTAATTTGGTATTTTTGCTACTTGATAACTTTACCCCAAATACTAAAAAAGTGCAGGTTTATCCTTGCCCAAAAGGATCACTGAGGCATAGAGATGTGGTCAGGAAAATTGGAGGGAACGAGCAGTATGTCTTCATCAATTCTGCATTTACTTATAGCTTCAGTTGAACAGAAATGCAGATTGGAAACTTCATAAAATCTGCATTCATGGTTAACATTTTTTACATTAATATGGACCATTTCTTCTCATGTTCCCGTTACGGCCATGGAAGTGAATTTTTGTTCCTACTTATACAGGTTTCCACTTCTTGTTGATGCAAGTACTGGTGTCACAATGTATGAAAGTGGTAAGATCCAATTGCTCGCTAGTCCTTCCTTTGGGTGGCGGTGACAGTGGGTAGTACCATGCAAGGTCTCTTTATTTGTTGGCATACAAAACAATAGTTTCCATTACTATGTTTAACTTGACTTCCTTCGTGTTTGTATAGTTAGATACTGATATGTGCCCTGAATGTGCAGGAGACATTGTGAAGTACCTGTTCAAacagtatggacaaggaaagagCCCTTCTTTTGGCCTCCTTGAGAGGTATCCAACTTTGCTTGTTTGAATATCTTTTCCTTCACTTGTCGATTCCAGTCATCCTATGATATCATCAAGCTTTTTGCAGTACAATTTTCACAGGATGGGTGCCTACTCTTCTTCGAGCTGGAAGAGGGATGACAATGTGGAGCAAAGCCGGCGTGATACCTGCAGAGAAGCTGGAACTCTTCTCATTTGAGAACAACACTGTAGGAACCCTTCTCTCCTCGATGTACTTTTTGCAAGGAGTCAGCTATATTTTCTTCTGATATACGTGGGTGATTCAGTACGCAAGGATTGTCCGTGAGGCTCTGTGTGAATTGGAGCTCCCTTACGTTCTCCAGAACGTGGGAGAGGGGTCGTCGAAGATGAGTTCGCTGCTGAGCTTAGCAGGTTCTAAGCAGGTAAATTGAGAG contains:
- the LOC125538395 gene encoding uncharacterized protein LOC125538395 isoform X2, whose amino-acid sequence is MLPLAHSTRHPHPRPASRAPPPKRSPARARTRPRLPHRRPQSHALTLTRAQPPSAEPGENTETTSAPATTSVLSFLCPLLKFFGGGDPSQERNDIVEVYPCPKGSLRHRDVVRKIGGNEQFPLLVDASTGVTMYESGDIVKYLFKQYGQGKSPSFGLLESTIFTGWVPTLLRAGRGMTMWSKAGVIPAEKLELFSFENNTYARIVREALCELELPYVLQNVGEGSSKMSSLLSLAGSKQVPYLMDPNTGFRSGDHKTILSYLFQQYSLGG
- the LOC125538395 gene encoding uncharacterized protein LOC125538395 isoform X1, with the protein product MLPLAHSTRHPHPRPASRAPPPKRSPARARTRPRLPHRRPQSHALTLTRAQPPSAEPGENTETTSAPATTSVLSFLCPLLKFFGGGDPSQERNDIVEVATSSLSSLARLPWGSSVAASSTERVGTPTSAPTLQLYEFEACPFCRRVREAMTELDLSAEVYPCPKGSLRHRDVVRKIGGNEQFPLLVDASTGVTMYESGDIVKYLFKQYGQGKSPSFGLLESTIFTGWVPTLLRAGRGMTMWSKAGVIPAEKLELFSFENNTYARIVREALCELELPYVLQNVGEGSSKMSSLLSLAGSKQVPYLMDPNTGFRSGDHKTILSYLFQQYSLGG